The window CGGACGCAAACGTCCAGTTATTGCCGCGGGCATTCTGGCGCAGGCGGATGACCGGATCGACCAGAACGAACTCGCTCACCTCCACCCGGTTGGAAAACAGTGGCCACAGGGCGAGGCCGAGGCGCAGCTCGGACAATTCGGCAAATGCCTCCTCGCCAAAGCCGTCCGCATTGCCGATGGAGACATCACCTGCGCTGATCTGGATGGCCGGCAGGATGGACAGGCCAATATCGCCGCCAATGCTGACCTCTCGGCCCAGCTGCTCGCTTGCGCGCCGCTCGATCTCGCCGCGCCAGTTCTCCGGCGTCAGCAGCATGGGAATGAGAAGGGCGGCGGCGATGGCGATCCCGCCAAGGACCAGGAGAATCACAAGCAGGCGGCGCATGGCATCAGCTCCGGTGTGTCAGGGCGTAAGACGACGGAAACAGTTCCGCCGCCGGTCCGGTTATGTTTAACTTCTCAAGGCAACAGTTTCCATCACCCGTGCGCCAGCATAGCGCCGCCGGGGAGGGGAGTGGATATCTTGAAGGGAGATACCGGAATGTCTGACATGGTTGATACGTCTGCAGGGCGCCTGCCGGTGGTGAAGATGGACCGGCGCGAATTGCTGATGGGACTGGCCGCGGGCACGGTCGTGCCGCTGGTCGCCGGATGTACGGCACACAACGAGGCGCTCGGCCGCAGCCAGCTGATGATTGTGTCTGATGCGCAGATCGCCCAGCTCTCCCAGCAGACCTGGCAGCAATCGTTGCAGCAGGAGCGTGTGAGCCGCGATGCCAACAAGCGCCGTCAGGTAGAGCGCGTGGGCACCCGGATCGCGCAAGGCTCCGGCCTCACCCAGTATGACTGGGAATTCGTCGTGTTCGAGAATGACCAGATCAATGCCTGGGTGCTGCCCAACGGCAAGGTCGCGATCTATTCGGGCCTTCTCGATGTGGTGGACAATGACGACCAGCTGGCCACGGTCATCGGCCACGAGGCCGGGCACGTGGCCGGGCGCCACGCCCAGGAACGCGCCTCCCAGCAAATGGCCGCAGGCGTTGGCACGGGTCTGGCGGCCATCGCACTCGATCAGGGCGGGGCAAGCAATTCGGATATGTGGGCCGGCGTGCTCGGCGCGGGGCTCACCTTTGGCGTGCTGCTGCCCTATTCGCGCCGCCATGAATACGAGGCAGACCGGCTGGGCGCCGACTTCATGGCACGCTCGAATTACCGGGCGAGCGAGGCGCTGACCTTCTGGAATGGCATGATGGCGCGCAGCTCTGGCGGCTCACAGCCTGCCTTCCTGTCCACCCACCCGTCCGATGCCCAGCGCATGCAGGCCCTGCAGGCGCATATACGCTCGTCCGGCTACGCCTGATACGCACGATACGTCACATGGCCGCCGGTCTTGCATCGCAACTCCGGCGGCGCTATGTCAGCGCTCCCGCCGCCTTGAGGC is drawn from Glycocaulis alkaliphilus and contains these coding sequences:
- a CDS encoding M48 family metallopeptidase, which produces MSDMVDTSAGRLPVVKMDRRELLMGLAAGTVVPLVAGCTAHNEALGRSQLMIVSDAQIAQLSQQTWQQSLQQERVSRDANKRRQVERVGTRIAQGSGLTQYDWEFVVFENDQINAWVLPNGKVAIYSGLLDVVDNDDQLATVIGHEAGHVAGRHAQERASQQMAAGVGTGLAAIALDQGGASNSDMWAGVLGAGLTFGVLLPYSRRHEYEADRLGADFMARSNYRASEALTFWNGMMARSSGGSQPAFLSTHPSDAQRMQALQAHIRSSGYA